TCTTGCCGCTGGTGGTGCCGGCCTGGCTGCTGGCGCTCTACCTTTGCGTCTTTCATCTGCGGCGTGGCGCAGGCGAAGGAACACAGCTCGGGCAGGAGCCCGCGGCCGTCTGACACCGCTGGCGCGGGCTGCGCAGCGGGCCTGCGGCGCGGCAGGCCGCAGGGGGGCTGGCGTGTTGCCGGCTTCAGCCCGTCGCGGCACCGCGGGGGCGGAGAAGCGGCGGCGCCCCGGGGCTCAATCCCGGTGATGCTCGATCTTCAACGACACCCAGGCCGCCGTCGGCTGCCCATAGCGGGTTGCGATGTCGTCCAGCGCTCGCTGCAGCGCCCGCACCGGCGGGGTGTCGCCCGGGGCGGCCAGCATCCGGTCGGGCGCCTTGTCGCCGCCGCTCACGCGGTCGGGCAGCAGGACGAGGCCGCGCCGCGTGCGCACCGGCCCCGGCGACGCAGCCACCGAGAAGGTCTGCGAACGAAAGGTGCTGGAATACACGTCGGCCACCAATGCGGCGGTGATTTCGTCCACGCCGGCCGCCACCGGCAGCCCCAGGTCCTCGTGCGACCAGAAGGCCACCCAGTTCTTGGCGATGGTCCACACCGTGCGGGCACCGAGCTTGAAGCGCTCGCTGTCGTGCGCCACGTTCCAGTCCGGCACACCGAGCTCGGCCGCCACCTGCTGCGCCCGGTCGCGGCCCGCAATGGCCTCCACCAGCGCCAGCGACACCGGGATGGAAGCGCTCAGCCCGGTGGTCGTCACGACCGGGCCGTCCACCACATAGCGGCGGTTCCTCACCCAGGTGGTGTCCTTGAATTCCTTGCGCAGGTCGTCGAACGCATACCAGTGGCCGGTGGCCCGCCGCCCCTTGAGCAAGCCGGCCTTGCCCACCACCCAGACGCCGTCGCAGATGCCGACCACGGTGGCGCCCTTGCGAGCCTGGGCGGCGATCCAGCCCAGCAGCTGGGGATCGTCGTCGTAATGCACCGCGGGAACGATCACATAGTCGGCCCCGTCCGGATAACGCGCGTCGAAGGCGGCGGTGGTCGCCTGCGGCTGGATCTTGAAGGCAGGGAACATCTGCATCGGCCCTTCCCGGGTGGCCACTGCCACCACCTCGGCCGCGCCGGACTGGCTCAACACGCCGTACGGCACCACATAGTCGGACAACTCGGTGTAGCGGTTCTCGCCAATCACCGCGGCCACCGGCCGGCTGCGCCCGAAACGCGGCTGGTAGGGCGCGATCGCCTGGCCCTGGGGAGCCGGTGCGCTGGCGGCCGCAGTGGCACCGGCGCCGTCAGCAGCAGGTGCCGCGGTGCAGCCGGCGACGAAGAAGAAGCTGGCAGCCCCCAGCAGGCACAAGATGCGGCGCATCACGTCTCCTTGGATCAAACGACCGGTCGACAGGCTGCCCGTGCAGCCCGGGCCACCCCGTGGCGGTAGAACCGCGGCGGACCGGCTTCGATCCCGCACCGCCCGGCGCTGGCCACGCAGTGGCGCCCATCCGGTATGGGAATCCACCCGGCCTGCCCGCGTTCCCATGCGGCGCGCAGGACTGCCCGAAGTGGCAGGTACCGAGGCACACCCCATGCTCCGGTGGCAACGCTCATTTTTGCACTGGCGTCCGGGCGGCGTGGAACCTGGCCGCCGCTGGCTGGACTAAACTGCCATCCATGTGGCGTTACCTCCGTCTTGCCTTGATGTGCCTGCTGGCGCTGGCCTTGCCGGTGCAAGGCACGGCCGCTGCCAC
This genomic stretch from Eleftheria terrae harbors:
- a CDS encoding DJ-1/PfpI family protein, which gives rise to MRRILCLLGAASFFFVAGCTAAPAADGAGATAAASAPAPQGQAIAPYQPRFGRSRPVAAVIGENRYTELSDYVVPYGVLSQSGAAEVVAVATREGPMQMFPAFKIQPQATTAAFDARYPDGADYVIVPAVHYDDDPQLLGWIAAQARKGATVVGICDGVWVVGKAGLLKGRRATGHWYAFDDLRKEFKDTTWVRNRRYVVDGPVVTTTGLSASIPVSLALVEAIAGRDRAQQVAAELGVPDWNVAHDSERFKLGARTVWTIAKNWVAFWSHEDLGLPVAAGVDEITAALVADVYSSTFRSQTFSVAASPGPVRTRRGLVLLPDRVSGGDKAPDRMLAAPGDTPPVRALQRALDDIATRYGQPTAAWVSLKIEHHRD